From Halobacterium sp. R2-5, the proteins below share one genomic window:
- a CDS encoding DsrE family protein gives MTKAAIVILAGTEGHENLGRIANGLEAAKEFAENDEDDLELIFDGAGTQWIPELEDEDHDYHDLYMAVKDDTSACDYCSGAFGVEDAVADAGVVTLDEHDGHPSIRSLVDDDYEIITF, from the coding sequence ATGACGAAAGCAGCCATCGTAATTCTGGCAGGGACTGAAGGACACGAGAACCTCGGACGCATCGCCAACGGCCTCGAAGCCGCCAAGGAGTTCGCGGAGAACGACGAGGACGACCTCGAACTCATCTTCGACGGCGCCGGCACGCAGTGGATCCCCGAGCTCGAGGACGAGGACCACGACTACCACGACCTCTACATGGCTGTCAAGGACGACACCTCCGCCTGCGACTACTGTTCGGGCGCGTTCGGCGTCGAGGACGCGGTCGCGGACGCCGGCGTCGTCACGCTCGACGAGCACGACGGCCACCCCTCCATTCGCTCGCTCGTCGACGACGACTACGAGATAATCACGTTCTAA
- a CDS encoding MOFRL family protein, with protein MLADGSTALAAAGRLPDGAAFACVDTDGVNVASEYAGAVVDSETVADPAAARAALRENDSGGFLAGRNASIRAGATGTNVNDLRVLVVEA; from the coding sequence GTGCTCGCGGACGGCTCGACCGCGCTCGCCGCCGCCGGTCGCCTCCCCGACGGCGCGGCGTTCGCGTGCGTCGACACGGACGGCGTGAACGTCGCCAGCGAGTACGCCGGCGCAGTCGTGGATAGCGAGACGGTCGCCGACCCGGCCGCTGCCCGTGCGGCGCTCCGCGAGAACGACTCCGGTGGCTTCCTCGCCGGTCGGAACGCGTCGATTCGCGCCGGCGCGACGGGCACGAACGTCAACGACCTGCGCGTGCTGGTCGTCGAGGCGTAG
- a CDS encoding transcription initiation factor IIB family protein: protein MTTDETSVEPQTVGDALDRIQNAATALGVPAETTETAVTVFRRHRDERAAHAHNVATTAAACLYVACKVERVPRTVDEFVEATGVDRTQLLRRAKEVTSELGIDLSGFADASQYVDRYAGDLGLPERIADRAREVVDCCEDAGIAGGKSPSGWAAAAVYNACVEADLDVRQDTLTELADVTHVTIRNRYKEQREVLRERNPPPATAIDAVDWYREYLPASNYVASTARDLLRAAEHLDLDDEPAAWAAAALRVAGERAGAPIGMKALKTPAGCSSTDIHERASELEAL, encoded by the coding sequence ATGACGACCGACGAGACGAGCGTCGAGCCACAGACAGTCGGCGACGCGCTCGACCGGATTCAGAACGCCGCGACGGCGCTCGGCGTCCCCGCCGAGACCACCGAGACCGCCGTCACCGTGTTCCGCCGGCACCGGGACGAGCGCGCCGCCCACGCCCACAACGTCGCGACGACCGCCGCGGCCTGTCTCTACGTCGCGTGCAAGGTCGAGCGCGTCCCTCGCACGGTCGACGAGTTCGTGGAGGCGACCGGCGTCGACCGCACGCAGCTCCTGCGGCGCGCGAAGGAGGTGACCAGCGAGCTCGGCATCGACCTCTCCGGGTTCGCGGACGCCTCCCAGTACGTCGACAGGTACGCCGGCGACCTCGGGCTCCCCGAGCGCATCGCCGACCGCGCTCGCGAGGTCGTCGACTGCTGCGAGGACGCCGGCATCGCGGGCGGGAAGTCCCCGAGCGGGTGGGCGGCCGCCGCCGTCTACAACGCCTGCGTGGAGGCGGACTTGGACGTCCGACAGGACACTCTCACCGAACTCGCCGACGTCACGCACGTCACCATCCGGAACCGCTACAAGGAGCAACGCGAGGTGCTGCGCGAACGGAACCCGCCGCCGGCGACTGCCATCGACGCGGTCGACTGGTACCGCGAGTACCTCCCGGCGTCGAACTACGTGGCGTCGACGGCCCGAGATCTGCTGCGGGCCGCCGAGCACCTCGACCTCGACGACGAGCCCGCTGCGTGGGCGGCCGCGGCGCTCCGAGTCGCCGGCGAGCGCGCGGGCGCGCCCATCGGGATGAAGGCGC
- a CDS encoding GNAT family N-acetyltransferase, producing MPEFRSVPESDREAFHTLVTYAFRPDAGPVEEFDPDDVPAPWQVGDRYGLYDGDDLLTTCKHIDFRTRLRGDVHDLHGLSVVASPPERRRRGHVRDLLAGSLEHSRSEDVYLSALWPFKRSFYAQYGWATCTRAVKHELDPAALSFAPAHGHGEFVELTADDWERADAVHDAHGERYELTMDRTEEWWRKRVFAGWDDDPYAYGFERDGELAAWVTYTFEDGDETALRVRDWACVDHDARLALLRFLADHDSQVDALHLWTHPDEDLLDLLPDTDDVDAELHLCPMVRLVDVPDALEALSYPADAAIDLVLDVDDPLADWNDGAFRFAVADGEATVEAVDSGSADVRLGVGTLSQLAAGYRSARDLAAVGDLTGDESAVANLADALPERPTFLREGF from the coding sequence ATGCCCGAGTTCCGGTCCGTCCCCGAAAGCGACCGCGAGGCCTTCCACACGCTGGTCACGTACGCGTTCCGGCCCGACGCCGGCCCCGTCGAGGAGTTCGACCCCGACGACGTCCCCGCTCCCTGGCAGGTCGGCGACCGCTACGGCCTCTACGACGGCGACGACCTCCTGACCACGTGCAAGCACATCGACTTCCGCACGCGTCTCCGCGGGGACGTCCACGACCTCCACGGCCTCTCCGTGGTCGCGAGCCCGCCCGAGCGCCGCCGCCGCGGCCACGTCCGCGACCTGCTCGCCGGGAGCCTCGAACACTCCCGCAGCGAGGACGTCTACCTCTCGGCGCTGTGGCCGTTCAAGCGCTCGTTCTACGCGCAGTACGGCTGGGCGACCTGCACGCGCGCCGTGAAACACGAACTCGACCCCGCGGCGCTGTCGTTCGCGCCCGCCCACGGCCACGGCGAGTTCGTCGAACTGACTGCCGACGACTGGGAGCGCGCGGACGCCGTCCACGACGCCCACGGCGAGCGCTACGAGCTCACGATGGACCGCACCGAGGAGTGGTGGCGCAAGCGCGTGTTCGCGGGCTGGGACGACGACCCGTACGCGTACGGCTTCGAGCGCGACGGCGAGCTCGCCGCGTGGGTCACGTACACCTTCGAGGACGGCGACGAGACCGCGCTCCGCGTGCGCGACTGGGCGTGCGTCGACCACGACGCCCGGCTCGCGCTCCTGCGGTTCCTCGCCGACCACGACTCCCAGGTCGACGCCCTCCACCTCTGGACGCACCCGGACGAGGACCTGCTCGACCTGCTGCCCGACACCGACGACGTGGACGCCGAACTCCACCTCTGCCCGATGGTGCGACTCGTCGACGTCCCGGATGCGCTCGAAGCGCTCTCCTACCCCGCGGACGCCGCCATCGACCTCGTGCTCGACGTCGACGACCCGCTCGCGGACTGGAACGACGGCGCGTTCCGATTCGCCGTCGCGGACGGCGAGGCGACGGTCGAGGCCGTGGACTCCGGGAGTGCGGACGTCAGGCTCGGCGTCGGCACGCTCTCACAGCTCGCCGCCGGCTACCGGAGCGCTCGCGACCTCGCGGCGGTCGGCGACCTGACCGGCGACGAATCCGCAGTCGCGAACCTCGCGGACGCGCTCCCGGAACGGCCGACGTTCCTCCGCGAAGGGTTCTGA
- a CDS encoding haloacid dehalogenase type II: MSFDAQRVTTVTFDSYSTLVDVDAAERALADRVADPEPVSRLWRSRSLAYTFVANQIDAYQPFYEMNRDALQYALDAHGADVTTEERDEILAVYHELDVFDDVRDGLEALVDAGYDCYVVSNGNPEMLDSMVEHADIDDLLEDTVSADEVETFKPAAELYRHAAARTGTPIGEIAHVTAGWFDVLGASHAGMQSVWVDRKSSPWEPFGGDPDLTIGDFHELVDVLAA, translated from the coding sequence ATGAGCTTCGATGCCCAGCGCGTCACGACGGTGACCTTCGACTCGTACAGCACGCTCGTGGACGTCGACGCCGCCGAGCGCGCGCTCGCCGACAGAGTCGCGGACCCCGAACCCGTCTCGCGGCTGTGGCGATCGCGATCGCTGGCGTACACGTTCGTCGCGAACCAGATCGACGCCTACCAGCCGTTCTACGAGATGAACCGGGACGCCCTCCAGTACGCTCTCGACGCCCACGGCGCGGACGTCACCACGGAGGAGCGCGACGAGATTCTCGCCGTCTACCACGAGCTCGACGTCTTCGACGACGTCCGGGACGGGCTCGAAGCGCTCGTCGACGCTGGCTACGACTGCTACGTCGTCTCGAACGGGAACCCGGAGATGCTGGATTCGATGGTCGAGCACGCCGACATCGACGACCTCCTCGAGGACACGGTGAGCGCCGACGAGGTGGAGACGTTCAAGCCCGCCGCCGAGCTGTACCGACACGCTGCCGCCCGCACGGGGACCCCTATCGGCGAAATCGCGCACGTCACGGCGGGCTGGTTCGACGTGCTCGGCGCGAGCCACGCGGGCATGCAGAGCGTCTGGGTCGACCGGAAGTCCTCGCCGTGGGAGCCGTTCGGCGGCGACCCCGACCTGACGATCGGGGACTTCCACGAACTCGTCGACGTGCTGGCGGCCTAA
- a CDS encoding ATP-binding protein: MEGHDSDALERGGDAARFRYLFENVQDAIVEFELRDEEPFVATVNDSFCELFGADRQEVLGESLNDLIVPSEYGSESSRFDQRTAAGKPNYAIVDRRTEDGLKTLLYRGIPYDGGDGGFALYTDLTDEIRQERELAVLNRVLRYNLSEEVDALLEHAERLADGVDDPALADDAAAVRERALALYRTSEEARDVERVLDADPALEPTDLGDVVDGALGDLQLAEYADVRVDVGDVPQVLSGGHLDRAVAALVDNAIRYADAQTPEVRITAERTGETVALTVSDDGPGLPDDERRLLTGEVDVTPLDHGSGLGLWLVRWIVTAYDGAVSYTENDGGGSDVTLALAAARRT, encoded by the coding sequence ATGGAAGGACACGACTCGGACGCCCTCGAACGCGGCGGGGACGCCGCCCGGTTCCGGTACCTCTTCGAGAACGTGCAGGACGCGATCGTGGAGTTCGAGCTCCGAGACGAGGAGCCGTTCGTCGCGACGGTCAACGACTCGTTCTGCGAGCTGTTCGGCGCGGACCGCCAGGAAGTCCTGGGCGAGTCGCTGAACGACCTCATCGTCCCGAGCGAGTACGGCAGCGAGAGCAGCCGCTTCGACCAGCGCACGGCCGCCGGGAAGCCGAACTACGCCATCGTGGACCGCCGCACCGAAGACGGCCTGAAGACGCTGCTCTACCGCGGCATCCCGTACGACGGCGGCGACGGCGGGTTCGCGCTGTACACGGACCTCACGGACGAAATCCGCCAGGAGCGGGAGCTCGCCGTGCTCAACCGCGTGCTCCGGTACAACCTCTCCGAGGAGGTGGACGCGCTGCTCGAACACGCCGAGCGGCTCGCGGACGGCGTCGACGACCCCGCGCTCGCCGACGACGCCGCGGCGGTCCGGGAGCGGGCGCTCGCGCTCTACCGCACGAGCGAGGAGGCCAGGGACGTCGAGCGCGTGCTAGACGCCGACCCCGCCCTCGAACCCACAGACCTCGGCGACGTCGTAGACGGCGCGCTCGGCGACCTCCAGCTCGCCGAGTACGCGGACGTGCGCGTCGACGTCGGGGACGTCCCGCAGGTGCTCTCGGGAGGGCACCTCGACCGCGCCGTCGCGGCGCTCGTCGACAACGCGATTCGGTACGCGGACGCGCAGACGCCGGAAGTCAGGATAACCGCCGAGCGCACGGGCGAGACGGTCGCGCTGACGGTGAGCGACGACGGCCCGGGGCTCCCGGACGACGAGCGCCGCCTGCTCACGGGCGAGGTCGACGTGACGCCGCTGGACCACGGGAGCGGTCTCGGCCTCTGGCTGGTGCGCTGGATCGTCACCGCCTACGACGGCGCCGTCTCGTACACCGAGAACGACGGCGGCGGCAGCGACGTGACGCTGGCGCTCGCGGCGGCGCGGCGAACCTGA
- a CDS encoding NADH:flavin oxidoreductase/NADH oxidase: MTDDVFSPLELRDVTARNRFVVSPMCQYSVEDRDGLATDWHRVHLGSRATGGAGIVMTEATAVEARGRITPEDLGIWSDEHRDALEPVVDFVKSQGATPGIQLAHAGRKASKSRPWEGSEPVYPDEGGWTVVGPSDEPWPYEQEPPATEALDDDGIDEVIESFREAARRSREAGFEIAEVHAAHGYLLHEFLSPVTNDRDDEYGGSFENRTRVVREVTEAVREAMGEDRAVFVRISATDWLDDRDSWDVKQSARLADDLYEAGADLVDVSSGGIHPDQDIEWTGPNYQLRFAEHIRNGRDTDIKVGTVGGITSAEQADAVIRNDRADLAIVGREFLRDPYFPLHAAKELGREDAVDVPIQYHRAFE; the protein is encoded by the coding sequence ATGACAGACGACGTCTTCTCGCCGCTCGAGTTGCGAGACGTGACCGCCCGGAACCGATTCGTCGTGTCCCCGATGTGCCAGTACTCCGTCGAGGACCGCGACGGCCTCGCGACCGACTGGCACCGCGTCCACCTCGGATCGCGGGCCACCGGCGGCGCCGGCATCGTGATGACAGAGGCCACCGCCGTCGAGGCCCGCGGACGCATCACGCCCGAGGACCTCGGCATCTGGAGCGACGAGCACCGCGACGCGCTCGAACCCGTCGTCGACTTCGTGAAGTCCCAGGGCGCGACCCCCGGCATCCAGCTCGCGCACGCCGGCCGGAAGGCCTCGAAGTCCCGGCCGTGGGAGGGCAGCGAGCCGGTCTACCCCGACGAGGGCGGCTGGACGGTCGTCGGCCCCTCCGACGAGCCGTGGCCCTACGAGCAGGAGCCGCCCGCGACCGAAGCCCTCGACGACGACGGCATCGACGAGGTAATCGAGTCGTTCCGCGAGGCCGCCCGGCGCTCCCGCGAGGCCGGCTTCGAAATCGCGGAGGTCCACGCGGCCCACGGGTACCTCCTCCACGAGTTCCTCTCGCCGGTGACCAACGACCGCGACGACGAGTACGGCGGCAGTTTCGAGAACCGTACTCGCGTCGTCCGCGAGGTCACGGAAGCCGTCCGCGAGGCGATGGGCGAGGACAGGGCCGTCTTCGTGCGCATCTCCGCGACCGACTGGCTCGACGACCGCGACTCCTGGGACGTCAAGCAGTCCGCACGCCTCGCGGACGACCTCTACGAGGCCGGCGCCGACCTCGTCGACGTCTCCTCCGGCGGGATTCACCCCGACCAGGACATCGAGTGGACCGGTCCGAACTACCAGCTCCGGTTCGCCGAACACATCCGGAACGGCCGCGACACCGACATCAAGGTCGGCACTGTCGGCGGCATCACGTCCGCCGAACAGGCCGACGCCGTCATCCGCAACGACCGCGCCGACCTCGCCATCGTCGGCCGCGAGTTCCTCCGCGACCCCTACTTCCCGCTGCACGCCGCGAAGGAACTCGGCCGAGAGGACGCCGTCGACGTCCCCATCCAGTACCACCGCGCGTTCGAGTAA
- a CDS encoding dihydrolipoyl dehydrogenase, which produces MDEVDFLVVGSGSGLDVANVAANQGQSVAVVEKGPLGGTCLNRGCIPSKLLLYHADVLETVERADEFDIDADVNDVDFQHIVEKVNEDVQADADSIRRGLRSSDRHTLYEGEARFVDDYEVEISGGEDDGARVRADTALIAAGTRPAIPPIDGIGDVDYLTSREALQLETPPDHLVVVGGGYIAAELGHFFGTFGSDVTVVGRRPHLLPAADEEVAEAFTERYDDRFDVYTGYEATSVSQSGGDVTLEAREYEYGDDPGRVESGESVSVTGDALLVAAGRTPNTDTLNLDATGVQTDARGFVATDEYLETDVEDVWALGDIVGEYLLKHSANHEAQAVARNVFGREREPVDYSAMPFAVFASPEVAGVGATEAELRAAGREYATNTYDFADTARGDAMHAEGFVKVLVDLEGEILGCHIVGPDASTLIQEVVVAMKAGSGSARDIRESVHIHPALPEVVQRAFSGQFSRGDHQHQHHH; this is translated from the coding sequence ATGGACGAAGTCGACTTCCTCGTCGTCGGCTCGGGGTCCGGGCTAGACGTCGCGAACGTGGCCGCGAATCAGGGCCAGTCGGTCGCGGTCGTCGAGAAGGGGCCGCTCGGCGGCACGTGCCTGAACCGGGGTTGTATCCCCTCGAAGCTGCTGTTGTACCACGCCGACGTCCTCGAAACCGTCGAGCGCGCGGACGAGTTCGACATCGACGCGGACGTGAACGACGTCGACTTCCAGCACATCGTCGAGAAGGTCAACGAGGACGTGCAGGCGGACGCGGACTCGATTCGCCGCGGCCTGCGGTCGTCGGACCGGCACACGCTGTACGAGGGAGAGGCGCGCTTCGTGGACGACTACGAGGTCGAGATCTCCGGCGGCGAGGACGACGGCGCGCGGGTTCGCGCCGACACCGCCCTGATCGCGGCGGGCACGCGACCCGCGATTCCGCCGATCGACGGCATCGGCGACGTGGACTACCTCACGAGCCGGGAGGCCCTCCAGCTCGAGACCCCGCCCGACCATCTCGTCGTCGTGGGCGGCGGCTACATCGCGGCGGAGCTCGGGCACTTCTTCGGGACGTTCGGCAGCGACGTCACCGTCGTCGGCCGCCGTCCGCACCTGCTGCCGGCCGCCGACGAGGAGGTCGCGGAGGCGTTCACGGAGCGCTACGACGACCGCTTCGACGTCTACACCGGCTACGAGGCGACGAGCGTCTCGCAGTCCGGCGGCGACGTCACGCTGGAGGCCCGCGAGTACGAGTACGGCGACGACCCCGGCCGCGTCGAGAGCGGCGAGTCGGTGTCCGTGACCGGGGACGCGCTGCTCGTGGCGGCAGGGAGGACGCCGAACACGGACACGCTGAACCTCGACGCGACCGGCGTCCAGACGGACGCCCGGGGATTCGTGGCGACCGACGAGTACCTCGAGACCGACGTGGAGGACGTGTGGGCGCTCGGCGACATCGTCGGCGAGTACCTCCTCAAGCACAGCGCGAACCACGAGGCGCAGGCCGTCGCGCGCAACGTCTTCGGGCGCGAACGCGAGCCCGTGGATTACTCGGCGATGCCGTTCGCGGTGTTCGCGTCGCCGGAGGTCGCGGGCGTCGGCGCCACCGAGGCCGAACTGCGGGCGGCGGGCCGCGAGTACGCGACGAACACCTACGACTTCGCGGACACCGCGCGCGGCGACGCGATGCACGCCGAGGGCTTCGTGAAAGTGCTCGTCGACCTGGAGGGCGAGATTCTCGGCTGCCACATCGTCGGCCCGGACGCGTCGACGCTGATTCAGGAGGTCGTCGTCGCGATGAAGGCCGGGTCGGGGTCCGCACGGGACATCCGGGAGTCGGTGCACATCCACCCCGCGCTGCCGGAGGTCGTCCAGCGTGCGTTCTCCGGGCAGTTCAGCCGCGGCGACCACCAGCACCAGCACCACCACTGA
- a CDS encoding protein kinase, translating to MERDTDGPVDGERVAALRQSVDADGVDELAERLDSDDPDERAGAAWRLVEAATTEPTRVRAVLDDVLDATEDPDLWVRRGATWALAELAERQPDALSVQFSELVDLTRAEDSLVQQNGVVAVAGVTKSFPARATSGLSAIAPLTQSGDALVQRYAKQAVREVTAAIAERAEDAGYPMVVRAHPEYAGLFPDGVSVVEVNGDDDRTRPVYVSFGEDAPVRTDDVENDEPDAGPPEEVPKPPGVTLAEGDLAPDLKLREGLLTTDYRADVDEDVLEHGLATVRRLHAEESAVAAAFADAVEQWASVDDHDHVVTVLGYGARWLATRYDDGDTLDRRGAPPTLAEAVWDVDRLTRAVSYTHSRGVVHGGIYPDAVRFVETGPRTWAAPVLGDWGFAHAASARQTPPIPEGFAAPEHRDPETYGRFDQATDVYGLGALAYFLLTGEPPGDGDSRVPASEQNPALPEAADALFRRAMAPEKRVRFATVLDFQRAFDDFAADLDGVSG from the coding sequence ATGGAACGGGACACCGACGGTCCGGTCGACGGGGAGCGGGTCGCCGCGCTCCGGCAGTCCGTGGACGCCGACGGCGTCGACGAGCTCGCCGAGCGCCTCGACAGCGACGACCCCGACGAGCGGGCGGGCGCGGCGTGGCGGCTCGTGGAGGCCGCGACCACGGAGCCGACGCGCGTCCGCGCGGTCCTCGACGACGTGCTCGACGCGACCGAGGACCCGGACCTCTGGGTGCGGCGGGGCGCGACGTGGGCGCTCGCGGAGCTCGCCGAGCGCCAGCCCGACGCGCTCTCCGTGCAGTTCTCGGAGCTCGTGGACCTGACGCGGGCGGAGGACTCGCTCGTCCAGCAGAACGGCGTCGTCGCGGTGGCGGGCGTCACGAAGTCCTTCCCGGCGCGCGCGACCTCCGGACTGTCCGCCATCGCGCCGCTCACGCAGTCCGGGGACGCGCTCGTCCAGCGGTACGCGAAGCAGGCCGTCCGAGAGGTGACCGCGGCCATCGCGGAGCGCGCGGAGGACGCCGGCTACCCGATGGTGGTGCGCGCCCACCCCGAGTACGCGGGGCTGTTCCCGGACGGCGTCAGCGTGGTCGAGGTGAACGGCGACGACGACCGCACGCGGCCCGTCTACGTCTCCTTCGGGGAGGACGCGCCCGTCAGGACCGACGACGTCGAGAACGACGAACCGGACGCCGGCCCGCCCGAGGAGGTTCCGAAGCCGCCGGGCGTGACGCTCGCGGAGGGCGACCTCGCGCCGGACCTGAAGCTCCGCGAGGGCCTGCTCACGACGGACTACCGCGCGGACGTCGACGAGGACGTCCTCGAACACGGGCTGGCGACGGTGCGGCGGCTACACGCCGAGGAGAGCGCGGTCGCGGCGGCGTTCGCGGACGCCGTCGAGCAGTGGGCGAGCGTGGACGACCACGACCACGTGGTGACCGTGCTCGGGTACGGCGCGCGCTGGCTGGCGACCCGCTACGACGACGGCGACACGCTCGACCGCCGCGGCGCGCCGCCGACGCTCGCGGAGGCCGTCTGGGACGTGGACCGCCTCACGCGCGCGGTGAGTTACACTCACTCCCGGGGTGTCGTGCACGGCGGCATCTATCCGGACGCGGTGCGGTTCGTGGAGACCGGCCCGCGGACGTGGGCCGCGCCCGTGCTCGGCGACTGGGGGTTCGCGCACGCCGCGAGCGCGCGCCAGACGCCCCCGATTCCCGAGGGGTTCGCGGCGCCCGAGCACCGCGACCCCGAGACGTACGGCCGGTTCGACCAGGCGACGGACGTCTACGGATTGGGCGCGCTCGCGTACTTCCTGCTCACGGGCGAGCCACCCGGCGACGGCGACTCCCGGGTTCCGGCGTCCGAGCAGAACCCCGCGCTCCCGGAAGCCGCGGACGCGCTGTTCCGGCGCGCGATGGCCCCGGAGAAGCGCGTGCGGTTCGCGACGGTGCTGGACTTCCAGCGCGCGTTCGACGACTTCGCGGCGGACCTCGACGGGGTGAGCGGATGA
- a CDS encoding thiolase family protein codes for MDRVAIIGASMTEFGDRDAWVRELLAEAGDAALRDAGVDGGDLDHLYVSNMASGEFEGQTGVPNALAHDLGALGAYTQRVDQTSASGGAGIYAAWQSIASGASEMTLLVGGEKMTHKTTGEATDVIASLTHPVEYKHGVTLPSFAGLTARKYLDQYDAPRESLGKVAVKNHRNGVDNPHAQFRKEVDLETVLDSPIVADPLRLYDFCPITDGSAALLFCPESVAEQYTDDYVVVSGIGGATDTHVVHEREDPTTMNGVVESSDIAYEMADRGPEDVDFAELHDMFTILEFLQSEDLGFFEKGEGWKAVEDGVTDRDGDLPVNTSGGLKSKGHPLGASGVAQAYELYVQLLGDAGDRQVDGSVGLACNVGGFGNCVTTTILEQP; via the coding sequence ATGGACCGCGTAGCGATTATCGGTGCGTCGATGACGGAGTTCGGCGACCGCGACGCCTGGGTGCGGGAGTTGCTGGCGGAGGCCGGCGACGCCGCGCTGCGGGACGCGGGCGTCGACGGCGGCGACCTCGACCACCTCTACGTCTCGAACATGGCCAGCGGCGAGTTCGAGGGGCAGACCGGCGTCCCGAACGCGCTCGCCCACGACCTCGGCGCGCTCGGCGCGTACACCCAGCGCGTCGACCAGACGAGCGCCTCGGGCGGCGCGGGCATCTACGCCGCGTGGCAGTCTATCGCCTCGGGCGCGAGCGAGATGACGCTGCTCGTCGGCGGCGAGAAGATGACCCACAAGACAACGGGCGAAGCCACCGACGTCATCGCCAGCCTCACCCACCCCGTCGAGTACAAGCACGGCGTCACGCTCCCGAGTTTCGCCGGCCTCACGGCGCGCAAGTACCTCGACCAGTACGACGCGCCCCGGGAGAGCCTCGGGAAGGTCGCCGTGAAGAACCACCGCAACGGCGTCGACAACCCCCACGCGCAGTTCCGCAAGGAGGTCGACCTGGAGACGGTTCTCGACTCGCCGATCGTCGCGGACCCGCTGCGGCTGTACGACTTCTGCCCGATCACGGACGGCAGCGCTGCCCTCCTCTTCTGCCCGGAGTCCGTCGCCGAGCAGTACACCGACGACTACGTCGTCGTCTCCGGCATCGGCGGCGCGACGGACACTCACGTCGTCCACGAGCGCGAGGACCCGACGACGATGAACGGCGTCGTCGAATCCTCCGACATCGCCTACGAGATGGCCGACCGCGGCCCCGAGGACGTCGACTTCGCGGAGCTCCACGACATGTTCACCATCCTGGAGTTCCTCCAGAGCGAGGACCTCGGCTTCTTCGAGAAGGGCGAGGGCTGGAAGGCCGTCGAGGACGGCGTCACCGACCGCGACGGCGACCTCCCCGTCAACACGTCTGGGGGACTCAAGTCGAAGGGCCACCCGCTCGGCGCGAGCGGCGTCGCACAGGCGTACGAACTGTACGTGCAGTTGCTCGGTGACGCCGGCGACCGGCAGGTCGATGGGAGCGTCGGCCTCGCCTGCAACGTCGGCGGGTTCGGCAACTGCGTGACCACCACCATCCTCGAACAGCCATGA
- a CDS encoding OB-fold domain-containing protein, giving the protein MSFDAHRCPNGHVTYPGHTRCPECGEEQTETVDLTDRTGAVVTWTTSQATPPGVREPNHLAIVEFEVEGESVRALGQLATADGVEIGSEVEPVYEEELRDPEAGIREPASHEWDGYRFEPV; this is encoded by the coding sequence ATGAGCTTCGACGCACACCGCTGCCCGAACGGCCACGTCACGTACCCCGGACACACGCGCTGTCCGGAGTGCGGGGAGGAACAGACCGAGACCGTCGACCTCACCGACCGCACCGGAGCGGTCGTCACCTGGACGACCTCGCAGGCGACGCCGCCGGGCGTCCGGGAGCCGAACCACCTCGCCATCGTCGAGTTCGAAGTCGAGGGCGAGTCCGTGCGCGCGCTCGGCCAGCTCGCGACCGCCGACGGCGTCGAAATCGGCTCCGAGGTCGAACCCGTCTACGAGGAGGAGCTCCGGGACCCCGAGGCGGGCATCCGCGAGCCCGCGAGCCACGAGTGGGACGGCTACCGGTTCGAGCCGGTTTAG
- a CDS encoding nitroreductase family protein produces the protein MSEAHQRSSTDAVIDALHSRRSGHNFDPDADVDGETLEALVEDATLAPSSYNLQPWEFVAIRDDDRLDELVDIAYGQEHIREAGTSILVAGHTEPKTADRVFEEWVEAGRFDAETGEELKEQTVASYESERAGRDYAMRNAGLAAQNLLLSAHARGLTATPMTGFDFEAAAEFVDLPEDTVPVVLVAVGPSGGDEPERLPRRGVAEVLHRESF, from the coding sequence ATGTCAGAGGCACACCAGAGATCGAGCACGGACGCCGTAATCGACGCACTCCACAGCCGACGCTCCGGGCACAACTTCGACCCCGACGCGGACGTCGACGGCGAGACGCTGGAAGCGCTCGTCGAGGACGCGACGCTCGCGCCGTCGTCGTACAACCTCCAGCCGTGGGAGTTCGTCGCGATTCGGGACGACGACCGCCTCGACGAACTCGTCGACATCGCGTACGGCCAGGAGCACATCCGGGAGGCCGGCACGTCGATTCTCGTCGCCGGCCACACCGAGCCGAAGACCGCCGACCGCGTCTTCGAGGAGTGGGTCGAGGCCGGCCGCTTCGACGCCGAGACCGGCGAGGAACTCAAGGAACAGACCGTCGCCAGCTACGAGAGCGAGCGCGCGGGCCGCGACTACGCGATGCGAAACGCCGGCCTCGCCGCGCAGAACCTCCTGCTGTCCGCGCACGCCCGCGGCCTCACCGCGACGCCGATGACCGGCTTCGACTTCGAGGCCGCCGCGGAGTTCGTCGACCTCCCCGAGGACACGGTGCCCGTCGTCCTCGTCGCCGTCGGCCCGAGCGGCGGCGACGAGCCCGAGCGCCTGCCGCGCCGCGGCGTCGCCGAAGTCCTCCACCGCGAGTCCTTCTAA